The following coding sequences are from one Macaca nemestrina isolate mMacNem1 chromosome 1, mMacNem.hap1, whole genome shotgun sequence window:
- the LOC105497943 gene encoding SNARE-associated protein Snapin: MAGPGSAAVSGAGTPVAGPTGRDLFAEGLLEFLRPAVQQLDSHVHAVRESQVELREQIDNLATELCRINEDQKVALDLDPYVKKLLNARRRVVLVNNILQNAQERLRRLNHSVAKETARRRAMLDSGIYPPGSPSK, from the exons ATGGCGGGGCCTGGTTCCGCCGCTGTGTCGGGGGCAGGGACACCGGTGGCGGGGCCCACAGGCCGCGACCTCTTCGCCGAAGGGCTGCTGGAGTTCCTGCGACCCGCTGTGCAGCAGCTCGATTCTCACGTGCACGCCGTCAG AGAGAGCCAGGTAGAGCTCCGGGAACAAATTGACAACCTAGCCACAG AACTGTGCCGCATCAATGAGGATCAGAAGGTGGCCCTGGATCTTGACCCGTATGTTAAGAAGCTACTTAATGCCCGGCGACGCGTTGTCTTGGTCAACAACATTCTACAGAATGCTCAG GAACGACTGAGGCGGCTAAACCACAGTGTTGCCAAGGAAACAGCCCGCAGGAGAGCAATGCTGGATTCGGGAATTTACCCCCCTGGCTCCCCAAGCAAATAA